The following proteins are co-located in the Macadamia integrifolia cultivar HAES 741 chromosome 3, SCU_Mint_v3, whole genome shotgun sequence genome:
- the LOC122072775 gene encoding uncharacterized protein LOC122072775 isoform X1: MKNSHRIPFLFLTSKSFQTGKMEASQLAGQLQNLQTPNKEKDLEIAEKPCPKSRVIPSRCTRSQVAVEWTLQEMLTLVNEISAVEGDSLKALPSYQKWKIIADNCSALDVVRSSNQCRIKWDSLLVEYKKIKEMGSHTVIDSYWSLENERKMKLGLPTTFDRELFRLIDDIVKGQDDQSDMDPGTDLEEPDMLEVLMDPGSKKCRRKKSKLGREKVMATKLHEKAELIFAIVKGDLSGNTDNRLADMKNQTNFTRQQGDELIKVLGSLAGTLDELSNLIQ; the protein is encoded by the exons ATGAAGAATAGCCATaggattccttttcttttcttgacatcAAAA TCATTCCAAACTGGTAAAATGGAAGCAAGCCAATTAGCTGGACAGCTTCAAAATCTTCAGACTCCTAATAAAGAGAAGGATTTGGAAATAGCAGAAAAACCCTGTCCTAAATCTCGGGTTATACCTTCTCGTTGCACTCGTTCTCAGGTTGCTGTCGAATGGACTCTACAGGAAATGTTAACTCTCGTGAATGAGATCTCGGCTGTTGAAGGGGATTCCctgaaggccctgccctcttaCCAGAAGTGGAAAATCATAGCTGACAATTGCAGCGCTCTTGATGTCGTACGATCTTCAAATCAGTGCCGCATAAAGTGGGACTCATTGCTTGTTGAATACAAAAAGATCAAGGAGATGGGATCTCATACAGTGATCGATTCATATTGGTCCTTGGAAAacgaaagaaaaatgaagttaGGGCTTCCTACTACTTTTGACAGAGAACTGTTCAGATTAATTGATGATATTGTGAAGGGTCAGGATGATCAATCAGATATGGATCCAGGAACTGATTTGGAAGAGCCTGACATGCTTGAGGTCTTAATGGATCCTG GTTCAAAGAAATGTAGGCGCAAGAAAAGCAAGTTAGGCAGGGAGAAAGTGATGGCTACAAAATTACATGAGAAGGCGGAACTCATCTTTGCCATAGTTAAAGGGGATCTGAGTGGAAACACAGACAACAGGTTGGCTGACATGAAGAACCAAACTAATTTTACAAGGCAGCAAGGTGATGAACTGATCAAAGTCCTAGGAAGTCTTGCTGGTACCCTTGACGAACTTTCCAATTTAATCCAGTAG
- the LOC122072775 gene encoding uncharacterized protein LOC122072775 isoform X2 yields the protein MEASQLAGQLQNLQTPNKEKDLEIAEKPCPKSRVIPSRCTRSQVAVEWTLQEMLTLVNEISAVEGDSLKALPSYQKWKIIADNCSALDVVRSSNQCRIKWDSLLVEYKKIKEMGSHTVIDSYWSLENERKMKLGLPTTFDRELFRLIDDIVKGQDDQSDMDPGTDLEEPDMLEVLMDPGSKKCRRKKSKLGREKVMATKLHEKAELIFAIVKGDLSGNTDNRLADMKNQTNFTRQQGDELIKVLGSLAGTLDELSNLIQ from the exons ATGGAAGCAAGCCAATTAGCTGGACAGCTTCAAAATCTTCAGACTCCTAATAAAGAGAAGGATTTGGAAATAGCAGAAAAACCCTGTCCTAAATCTCGGGTTATACCTTCTCGTTGCACTCGTTCTCAGGTTGCTGTCGAATGGACTCTACAGGAAATGTTAACTCTCGTGAATGAGATCTCGGCTGTTGAAGGGGATTCCctgaaggccctgccctcttaCCAGAAGTGGAAAATCATAGCTGACAATTGCAGCGCTCTTGATGTCGTACGATCTTCAAATCAGTGCCGCATAAAGTGGGACTCATTGCTTGTTGAATACAAAAAGATCAAGGAGATGGGATCTCATACAGTGATCGATTCATATTGGTCCTTGGAAAacgaaagaaaaatgaagttaGGGCTTCCTACTACTTTTGACAGAGAACTGTTCAGATTAATTGATGATATTGTGAAGGGTCAGGATGATCAATCAGATATGGATCCAGGAACTGATTTGGAAGAGCCTGACATGCTTGAGGTCTTAATGGATCCTG GTTCAAAGAAATGTAGGCGCAAGAAAAGCAAGTTAGGCAGGGAGAAAGTGATGGCTACAAAATTACATGAGAAGGCGGAACTCATCTTTGCCATAGTTAAAGGGGATCTGAGTGGAAACACAGACAACAGGTTGGCTGACATGAAGAACCAAACTAATTTTACAAGGCAGCAAGGTGATGAACTGATCAAAGTCCTAGGAAGTCTTGCTGGTACCCTTGACGAACTTTCCAATTTAATCCAGTAG